Below is a genomic region from Panthera tigris isolate Pti1 chromosome E1, P.tigris_Pti1_mat1.1, whole genome shotgun sequence.
GGTCTGGGGTCGCCTTGAAGGCAGGGTAGTGTTTTGAAAATGAGAGGCACGGGGAAGTCTCGGCCCTAGGTGACACCTCAGGAGACCAGGTCCCTGCCGCCTCACCTTCCTGGACTGGCAGCCCTGGGCAGGAATGTGTACTAGTGGGCAGACCAACGCTGAACAGGAGCATCCAGGCCCGTGGTCTTTCTGTGGATGGTTCCCACGTGCTTACTGCTGCTCTGCCCGCAACAACACGCACACAGGCTGAGGCCCAGGCCCCTGGGGGAGCTGCAGATGCCCCGGAAGCCCCTCTGAAGACAGGCcagcaccccagccccacccccggtGTGTTTCTGAGGCCTCTCCATGGCTCACTGCCTTGCTGAGTGCTTAGAGGCTTTCCACTCTACACTGGCTGAAGCCAAAAGAAGCTTTTGGTAAGGAGGTCAGAATGAGCAGAGACAGCTCCCAAATACACAGCTCAGCCCAAGGGAGGTGAAGTCCGAGTTCCCCGCAGTTGTATCCCCTGTATCCCCTGTTCCCCGCAGTAAGTATCCCCTGCCACTTAGTGTGGGTAATTCCAAGTCCGGAAGTCTAAATTAGCCCCAGGGCAGGAGTCTACAGAGGAGCCAGGGGACAAGGGAGGGTGGCAAGGCTGGTGCAGAGCCTTgcctgctggggagggggcctgggtggagaAAGGGAGCTGCTGGTGCCAACAGGGGTTAAGAGAGTTCaccgggggggcgcctgggtggctcagttggttaagcgtctgacttcagctcaggtcatgatctcacagttcgtgggttcgagccccgcgtcgggctctatgctgacagctcagagcctggagcctgtttcggattctgtgtctccctctatctctgcccctcccctgctcacactctgtctctgtctcaagaataaataaacattaaaaaaaaaaaagagttcaccGGCTCCTCTCCACCCACAGGCCTTGGATGATGCCAACAAGGGTATCATTGAAGAGCTGAAGAAAACGAACTACAGGGAGACactgaaagaaaagagggagaaaggtgaGTGCCAGGAGGTAGCTTCAGGattctcttctgccttcttttctgtcAGTCCTCCGCCGCACTTTCCAGCAGCTCCTCCAGTGCCGGGTTGGCACGGCCCACTGAGCGTTCTGGCTGCGGtgccccccctccctctgcaAACCCCAGGCCTTccctgaggcaggagaggcaggcggTCCAGcccatctggggggggggggtcagagccCACACCGTGTTCCCCGAGAGCCCAGCCCTGTATTTCTCCAGTTGATTCATCAGATATTTGTTAAACACTTGCCATGCACTGGGAAGGTGTGGGATttgggggagacagaggctcagcccctgccccagagGAGCCCACAGCCCGGGGGCGAAGTCAGGCGATTTGAGTTGTCAGCAAATGGGCTCCTGCGGGGCAAGCACTACTGACTGGGAGGCATCGCTCTTCTGTGGGCACCAGCAGAGAACTCCGGCTGTCTCTGGGGAGTGCGGGAAGGTTCCAAAGAGGAAGAATCATCTGCTTTAGGCTCCAAAAGATGCCCAAGGGCTTTCTAGGcatgaggaggaagggggagggcacTTCTGGTGGGAAATAGCAGGGGCGAACACACAGCAGCAGAATGACAGCAGCTTACGCTGTAAGCACACTTACACTTTGGGGGCTCTTCCTGCATTCCCGCACAGGGTTAAGCATCAGACAGGAAGGATCTGGCTCAGTCCTCACCACCTTAGGAGTAGCTACTGGTTATTTTGGGGAGGCAGTGGAGGCTGAGTGAGGTTGGGTAACCTGCCTGGGTCACACAGCAGTCTGACTTGGAGCCACACTGTCCCCTGCTGCATCACACTGCTCTCCTGGCTGGCATGTTAAGGCAGGGGCCAGGTGAGGGCACGCAGGAGTCTGGCCTCCAGGGAAGCCTCGAAAACCCCCCTTGAAACCccccctcgcccatcccccagctctAGGAAGGATTGAGGGAAGAGGAGGTGGCTGGAACCCCAGGCCCCACGGTAGTCAGCAGGGATGGGCCCCAGGGGGGTGGGGTGATGAAAGAGGCTGTTCTCCATTCagtgcttcctgtgtgccaggccgtCCTCTAAGGGCTTGATGTGAGCTGACTCTCCTGATCCCTTCGAGAACACTATGAAATAAGCATTACTGGTTTTATggatgaggacacagaggcagaaGGGTTCAAGTCCCACCGTGGCTTTCAGTCTCAGGCAGCCTGGCCCAGAACCCATACTTCTACCCactttctgcctccccctctgtgGTGGTGTATCATTGCAGCTCCATCTCAGTGACACGCAGCCAGGTCTGCTCTCCGTGTCCCCAGGAGGACAGAGCCCCCTCCAGACACCAAGGCTGAAATCCTCTAGTAGCAGCAGCAGGAAGCTGGGTGTGAGGTTTCTGGGCACCCAAGCAGCCAGATCACAACCCTTTATTATCCAGAGCCTGCCATATGGTGGCTGGATCTCCCCAGGGAGGGAATCTGCCCCTGCTCCCACAGGCCCTTAGAGCTGCTCTCAGAAGCCGCAGGGGCAATCGATGTGAAGAGATACAGCAGGGAAAGGGGAGATGCACCTTGCAGCTTCCCATCCCCTTGGCGGGCCACGGCCACGTGCCGGGGAAGGTATCCTGAAAACCCATTGGGAAGGCCCTGGGGCCAGCGGCCGGGTACTGCTTGGCACTTCCCTCCGGGAACAGCAGGCGGCAGCATTGCACATGTCTTCACCACCAAATGAAGGCCTTTTCCCTGCTGTGAACTTTGggtattggggtgggggggggggggtgtgcttgTAGGCATCTTAGAGACCAGGGGCTTCCAGAAAGAGAATATGGAGGAACTCAGGAGGGGATTGTGACTTTTCTCTGTAGCTCATAAAAACATGGGGCAAGGATCACTTTGGTCGTAAACATAGCTCTCCAGCTGAACTTCCTGCTAACAGTCTGCTCATATTTTGATAGGGAACCTCCCAATAAATGATGAATGTGTTTCCCAGGGACAAAGAGAAATGCAGAATAAGGGTGCTGGAGAAAAGAACCCCTCTGTGATTTTCCAGTTCCTATGTTATTTTTAGTAGGGAAAGAGAATGTGCTCCGAGGGCAGACcgtcctgggttcaaattctggtcCTGCCATTTATTTATCTGCAGTGTGACCACTGGCTATGATTTCTGTCATCAGTCTCGGGTCCTTTGCGAACTTGAATCACTGACACTATGCAATTCCATGACAACCGAATGGTATCACCTCTGCAGCTCACACGATGTCTGGAACAGGGCTGGCGCTCAGGAAACAATgatcccctttctctgcttttgGAAAGGCGTGCTATCTCTCAGAAGCACAGGCCCCTATAGGTTGAGGTTCACCCAGGCCCAGAGATGAAcaaacttttacttttcttccctcctATTTCCTGTTTTTCAGAAGAGGCCATTGCATTGGAAAATAAGATCATGATGGTAAGGGAGAAGGAAacaatgagaagagaaagaaacgaGCCTGAGAAGGTGATGAAGCATTGGGAACGAGAGCCAATTGAGAacgagaaagagacagaagacaagTTGTCTCAGGAGATTCTGAGGATCACAGCAACTGGACAAGAAGAAAACGGGCAGAGAGAAGTAGGGGGAGCCCGTTCCTTTCAGAGAACAGGGCTGGGTGCCACGGGGCAAGATTCAAGAGACGTTGCCAAGAAAGCATCCGGAGAAGCAGGCGCAGAAAGAGCGGGAAATGTGAGCAGAAGGGAATCGAGAGAAATTTACAGGAGGCCTTCAGAGCTGGACCAGAAACTCTCAGGGGACTTAAGCGGAAAGGAGTCGGAGGGACTGGAGAGGAAAGTTTCAGAAGCCAGCAGAAAAGAGTCACAAGTAGAGCAAAGGGAACTGGGAGGAACAGCAGAAATGACCACAGCAGAAGAtgctgaagaaatggaaaaagacaaaaaagcagaTGAATGAAGCAGTCAGCAGCTGGCATTAGAATCAGGGGGCTTGTGTTCCCAGGGGCTGTGGGGATCTTAAACTGGACTTTCGAGCTGAGATTTGTCTTTAACGGGAGAACATGGGGCCTAGGCTCCGCAGGTCACTTCTGCCTAATTCTGTTACTGTTTTCCCTTTAAATAGATACCTTTCATTCTTACAAACCCCGAGTCTGTCATTtagcctccctcctctcccacaaGAGCCTTAGAGAACGAATAACCCAGCTCAACCCAGCTCAAGGTACCGTATTCCAAGCGAAACTCTGACCTGACCCTGACCAGGTGACAAAACAGACCCCAAGCAAGGGCTGACCCAGAGCGTGTTCAAGGTGGGACGGGTGGTCCTCTCCCCCAAGCCCTGTCCAAGGACCGCATGGAAGAAATGAGAGAGGTGCTAAGAAGAAAGGGTTTCAGGAGGGTGAAGAAACAAGTAAGCTCCAAGGAACCAGGCTAACTTAAAGACGGGAATAGAGGTATGTCTGCCCAGGCACCGGCCATCTGTTCATCttgctgagtgcctactgtgttcAGGGCACTGTGGGAGGCTTTATGGAAGAAATAATGATGGGACAGCCTCAGCCGTCACAGTGAGGAAGCCCTACTTGTAAACCCTGAAGCCTGGAAGGCAGAAAGAAGTGAATGCTGGCACTGACAGGGGCACTGTGTTCTAGAAACCCAGCTGGAGAAAGTTCCTGCCCAAGTGCAGGGAGCAGCCCCAAGTAGGAGTGGCAGCTTGCCTGCACCTGCACCACTTCCGGGCGGCATGGTCAGGTAAATCAGGCTCCCGCAagcttgtttcctcctctgtagaatGGGTATCTGTCTCCCGGGTTGGTGTGAGGCTTCTAGGGGTGCTTAGCAACAGCACGGGAAGCTCTCAAAAATCCAACCGAGCTTTCAGTGGCTTCCCAGAGGTGGTGGTGGCTGAACAGCTACCTCAGGGGATAAGCTAGGATTTCACTACGTTATCCATCTGTCCCTTGGCTATTGCCATCCTTGTTCCATTTCTGCAGTCCTTGTAGGCGTTAGGGCTGACGTGACGCTAGCTAGGACCAGGCCCCGACTAGGGTGAGGGCGAGTGAAGCATTTCAGATGCAATTTTTCATAAGGTGCCAAGAAACTCAGTAAGCGACATAACAGTATTTTAACATAATAttgtaaaacacacaaaaattaacgcAAAACCCCACGAtgaataaaataccaaaattttaaataaagacaggatcTGCCTTTGCCCTTGCACGACCCTGCCTCCCTGGCTTCACCCTAATCCCTCTGTGGGACCAGGGAAGGGTGACTGCCTCCCTCTTTCTAGAGCTCGGCTGGAACTCTGGAGGACACAGGTGCGCCGCGGCCCAGCTGGGCGCTGGGCGGCCGCTTCCTCCCGCGCGCAGTCAGTTTCGGGTTTCGATTCGCCGCGCCTGCGCCGAgagccccgccccggcccgccccggcccgccgCGCGCTCCGCCCCCGGGCTATATAGGGCTGCCCCGCGGGGGTCGTGCCACCGCTGGGCTCCGTGTCCCTCCGCGCAGGCGGGCGGTCCCGGAGAGCTAGTGCCTGCCTAGGCGGCGACGGCGGCGCCCCCCTCATCATGGTGAGTGGGCGCGGGGAGGCGGGAGCGGAGGGAGCGGGCCGGGCCGGCGAAGTACCCTTACGGAAAACGGGAGTGTGGGGGGATTTTCGGGAGGAAGTGCCATGCAAATGAGCACTCGAAGTTCCGGAGTTGAGCTCTGGCTTTCTGGGCCGTGGAGTGCAGCCCGAGGTAGGGGAGACGCGAGCCGAGTGGGAGGGCGGCACGGCCGCCGCGGGAGGGCGGGTGCCGGGCGCCGCGGGAGCCGGGCAGACCGAGTCTGGGTCGGGGGTAGCGCGGGGTGGGCATTCCTCGCCTTCTCCGGCCCGCGGGCCTTGTCTGCGAAAAGCCAGGGCCAGCGCAGCGCTCGGAGTGCTGCTGCCTGGGGGCGGAGCCGCTGTGGGAGACCGCGTACCGCAACAAGCGTTACCACCTGTGGCTTTTAGCGGGGCGGAAAACAAGTGGCTCAGGGAGGTGCCGCTGACAAAGTGGTGGACAGAGCTGGACCCTGGACGCAGGTGCCCTGGACCGCGCGGTCCTGGGGCAGGCACAAAGACCACgactttgcggggggggggggggggggggcaagggcagaggaggaggtggCAGGCGTGGTGAATGAGGCCCTTTGTGCGGcgctctcctgccctgccccccaccaggcCTTCTGTGGGACCATTGTCCCCCCCCATCCCAGACAAGAGAGTATTATCTGTTGCTGCCCTTGTTCGGGGGAGGGAGGCAGTCTTTGGGTAacccttctccacccccaccctcctctgcACACCCAGAGCCAGGGCAGCTGTGGCTTTGCCCAGACATAGCAGCCCCACCTCCAAAGAGGTCATCCTTAATAGGTGCCAGGAATATAAAATTAGGGTCCTCGCCTAGAACCACAGGCGCACACTTCACACTTTCCCTTGAGAGGTGGCAGCAGTGGGGGATCCTTGAAACTATAGCTCCAGCCAGAGGGAATTAAGAGTCGAGGAGCGCCCAGACaagctctcccctccctcctctacaACCAGAAGCTGACCGCTACATACTACAGAGAAGGGAAAGGTCCGAGCTGCCGCCCGGCAGGGTGCCCGCAACCCCGGGGCTGCTTGTAACTCAGGGCTGGGAGCCCCGATTCGAAGGAGGCCAGAGACAAGGGGCGAGAGACTGGCGGGGTGGCCCCAGGCGAGCTGGCTGactctgctcttcccctcctcaCACAGAATAGAAGCTTCTCCCGAAAGAGCCACGCGTTCCTGCCCAAGATCTTCTTCCGCAAAATGTCATCCTCAGGGGCCAAGGACAAGCCTGAGCTGCAGTTTCCTTTCCTGCAGGATGAGGAGACGGTGGCCACACTGCAAGAGTGCAAGACGCTCTTCATCCTGCGAGGCCTGCCGGGGAGCGGCAAGTCCACGCTGGCGCGGGTCATTGTGGACAGGTACCGCGACGGCACCAAGATGGTGTCTGCCGACGCGTACAAGATTAACCCCGGCATTCGAGGAGACTTCTCTGAGGAGTACAAGCGGCTGGACGAGGACCTGGCGGCCTACTGCCGCCGGGACATCCGCGTCCTGGTGCTGGACGACACCAACCACGAGCGGGAGCGGCTGGAGCAGCTCTTTGACATGGCCGACCAGTACCAGTACCAGGTGGTGCTGGTGGAGCCCAAGACGGCGTGGCGGCTGGACTGTGCCCAGCTCAAGGAGAAGAATCAGTGGCAGCTGTCGGCCGACGAGCTGAAGAAGCTGAAGCCGGGGCTGGAGAAGGACTTCCTGCCGCTCTACTTCGGCTGGTTCCTGACCAAGAAGAGTTCCGAGAGCCTCCGCAAAGCCAGccaggccttcctggaggagctgGGGAACCACAAGGCCTTCAAGAAGGAGCTGCGACACTGTAGGTGGCAGGCTGGCCAGGGTGCGGGCGGTTAGCCTCATTCGCGAGCCTTCCTCGCTGGGCACGGGGTGCTGTGTGCCCGGGACCGCGTGGTGTCCCCGCGTCGGGAGCCGGCTGTGGCAGGCAGGTGGAGGCTCACCTGGTGTGAGGCACGGTGGGCTGTGGGGGGAGGCGCTCCCCGGGGCACCTCTCCTCTCACTGCGCccttcctacccccccccccccccccccccccccccatagagaCCACTGACCCTGTCTTCGGGGCAGGAAACACAGACAGGAAATGCATCAACATTTCGTATAACCTTAGAGGGAGGATCTGGTCCCGTTGTCTTCTAACTTGTTTTTAGCCGCAGAACCATCTTTTGAGATAAAGTATTCCacggagggggcgcctggctggctcagtgggaagagcacctggctcttgatctcagggtcatgcgtttgagccccgtgttgggcgtagagattactaaaaatataaacttaaaatattccaTGGAATCCTAAGCTGCCCAAAACTGACAGGACTATTGTGACCTCACTGAGGATGGGTCCAGGTCTCAGACTGGTTTCCCCCCATTTTGGACCATCTTTCTACTTGCAGTGTCCCCACCCATGTTTCTGTGTTATCACTCAGAGGCAGGTGATTTGTGCCTGCGCGTTGCTCAGAGACCCTTCTTGGCTCCTAAGGCTGGAATGCTGGGAAACCAGGAAGCCGTGGAGCCTACGGTGA
It encodes:
- the LOC102971900 gene encoding 2',3'-cyclic-nucleotide 3'-phosphodiesterase isoform X1, whose amino-acid sequence is MNRSFSRKSHAFLPKIFFRKMSSSGAKDKPELQFPFLQDEETVATLQECKTLFILRGLPGSGKSTLARVIVDRYRDGTKMVSADAYKINPGIRGDFSEEYKRLDEDLAAYCRRDIRVLVLDDTNHERERLEQLFDMADQYQYQVVLVEPKTAWRLDCAQLKEKNQWQLSADELKKLKPGLEKDFLPLYFGWFLTKKSSESLRKASQAFLEELGNHKAFKKELRHFVSGDEPREKIELVTYFGKRPPGVLHCTTKFCDYGKAAGAEEYAQQDVVKKSYGKAFTLTVTALFVTPKTAGARVELSEQELPLWPNDVDKLSPSDSLPRGSRAHITLGCAGDVEAVQTGIDLLEIVRQEKGGSRGEEVGELHRGKLYSLGSGRWLLSLAKKMEVRAIFTGYYGKGKPVPTHGSRKGGAFQSCTVI
- the LOC102971900 gene encoding 2',3'-cyclic-nucleotide 3'-phosphodiesterase isoform X2 — translated: MSSSGAKDKPELQFPFLQDEETVATLQECKTLFILRGLPGSGKSTLARVIVDRYRDGTKMVSADAYKINPGIRGDFSEEYKRLDEDLAAYCRRDIRVLVLDDTNHERERLEQLFDMADQYQYQVVLVEPKTAWRLDCAQLKEKNQWQLSADELKKLKPGLEKDFLPLYFGWFLTKKSSESLRKASQAFLEELGNHKAFKKELRHFVSGDEPREKIELVTYFGKRPPGVLHCTTKFCDYGKAAGAEEYAQQDVVKKSYGKAFTLTVTALFVTPKTAGARVELSEQELPLWPNDVDKLSPSDSLPRGSRAHITLGCAGDVEAVQTGIDLLEIVRQEKGGSRGEEVGELHRGKLYSLGSGRWLLSLAKKMEVRAIFTGYYGKGKPVPTHGSRKGGAFQSCTVI